A window from uncultured Desulfobacter sp. encodes these proteins:
- the lptC gene encoding LPS export ABC transporter periplasmic protein LptC: protein MSSVGKKKLILPLILIMGMIIAGLGIYYYINHLLTTPIELENIEVDDKAALKLNALEQISKKNGITEWKLKASSATLLKDQNKAVLKDVDIIFYTKQNTQVHLTAEDGELNTKTHDMSFSKHVTIRHQRYTLTSETLHYAKKPHIIRSDSRVTVDDGDSVIEADSLEILLNQDLIILRGHVEGQFSENSQNSDLL from the coding sequence ATGAGCAGCGTCGGCAAAAAGAAACTGATACTCCCCCTGATACTGATCATGGGCATGATCATTGCCGGGTTAGGAATCTACTATTACATCAACCACCTGCTGACCACCCCCATTGAACTTGAAAACATTGAAGTGGATGACAAGGCAGCGCTCAAACTCAACGCCCTTGAACAAATTTCAAAAAAGAACGGCATCACCGAATGGAAGCTCAAAGCATCCAGTGCAACCCTGCTCAAAGATCAGAACAAAGCGGTGCTCAAAGATGTGGACATCATTTTTTACACAAAGCAGAATACCCAGGTCCACCTCACAGCAGAAGACGGAGAGCTTAACACCAAGACCCATGACATGAGCTTTTCAAAGCATGTCACGATCCGACACCAGCGCTATACCCTGACAAGTGAAACATTGCATTATGCCAAAAAACCTCATATAATACGCTCCGATTCAAGGGTTACGGTTGATGATGGAGACTCCGTGATAGAAGCTGACAGCTTGGAGATCCTGCTAAACCAGGATCTGATCATCCTAAGAGGACACGTAGAGGGACAGTTTAGTGAAAATTCTCAAAATTCAGACCTGTTATAG
- a CDS encoding HAD-IIIA family hydrolase, whose protein sequence is MTTQLADIRMLLLDVDGVLTDGSITYTDTGEQIKSFNAKDGLGIRLLMDAGIHVGIVTARVSGALRHRCENLGITLVFDGISDKAAALSSISASTQISMSHMAFMGDDLIDLPAMTRAGFALTVTDAPAEVKSRADMITDLPGGKGAVRQACEAILKAKGLWETSISRFLS, encoded by the coding sequence ATGACAACACAACTGGCAGATATCCGGATGCTGCTGTTGGATGTGGACGGGGTGCTCACCGACGGCAGCATTACCTATACGGACACCGGCGAACAGATCAAAAGCTTTAACGCCAAAGACGGCCTTGGTATTCGCCTGCTGATGGATGCAGGCATTCATGTCGGTATTGTCACGGCAAGGGTCTCAGGCGCGTTGCGCCACCGGTGCGAGAATTTAGGCATCACCCTGGTATTTGACGGGATCAGTGACAAGGCGGCAGCCTTGTCGTCCATATCAGCAAGCACCCAGATCAGTATGTCACACATGGCATTCATGGGAGACGATCTGATCGACCTGCCTGCCATGACCCGGGCCGGTTTTGCCCTGACCGTAACCGATGCCCCGGCCGAAGTGAAGTCCCGGGCAGACATGATTACGGATCTCCCCGGAGGCAAAGGCGCGGTGCGCCAGGCCTGTGAAGCCATCCTCAAAGCCAAAGGTCTTTGGGAAACATCTATTTCACGGTTTCTATCATGA
- the kdsA gene encoding 3-deoxy-8-phosphooctulonate synthase, with amino-acid sequence MTNFFFDLTQNDPNKFFLIAGPCVIEDLDTSLAIATHLKQVTSDLGIPYIFKASYDKANRTSIQSFRGPGPERGLEILAQIKTRLDIPVISDIHLPDQAEAAARTLDVIQIPAFLCRQTDLILAACATGKPVNIKKGQFLAPADCKNIVEKAKSTGNRDIAITERGTSFGYNNLVVDFRSIHTLRELGMPVIFDATHSVQLPGGSGTASAGERQFVPPLAKAAVVCGAHGLFMETHPDPDKALCDGPNSIPLNQMEHLLTQLLNIRKAAGQSL; translated from the coding sequence ATGACAAACTTTTTTTTTGACCTGACCCAAAATGACCCCAATAAATTTTTTCTCATTGCCGGCCCCTGTGTGATAGAGGACTTAGACACGAGCCTTGCGATTGCAACACACCTGAAACAGGTCACAAGCGATTTAGGAATCCCTTATATTTTTAAAGCCTCATATGACAAGGCCAACCGCACATCCATCCAGTCATTCAGGGGTCCCGGCCCCGAACGCGGCCTTGAGATCCTGGCGCAGATTAAAACCCGGCTGGATATCCCCGTGATCTCCGACATTCACCTGCCGGATCAGGCTGAAGCGGCAGCCAGAACACTTGATGTGATCCAGATCCCGGCATTTTTATGCCGCCAGACAGACCTGATTTTAGCCGCCTGTGCAACAGGCAAACCCGTGAACATCAAAAAAGGGCAATTTCTTGCCCCTGCTGACTGTAAAAATATTGTTGAAAAAGCCAAATCCACAGGCAACCGGGACATTGCCATTACGGAACGGGGCACTTCCTTTGGGTACAACAACCTTGTGGTGGATTTCAGATCCATACATACCTTACGCGAATTGGGCATGCCCGTGATTTTTGATGCCACCCACAGTGTCCAGCTTCCCGGCGGCAGCGGCACGGCATCCGCCGGGGAACGACAGTTTGTGCCTCCCCTTGCCAAAGCTGCCGTGGTCTGCGGCGCCCACGGCCTGTTCATGGAAACCCACCCGGATCCGGACAAGGCCCTGTGCGACGGCCCAAACTCCATTCCCCTGAATCAAATGGAACATCTTTTAACCCAACTGCTGAATATTAGAAAAGCTGCAGGACAATCCCTATGA
- a CDS encoding M23 family metallopeptidase, whose protein sequence is MKKTLFLIVFLAIVVPVGWVLFCKYEGDIPNAEISLPSQYLKQSYEINMTATDKGAGLKHVTVSLVQKDNAQILLDKSYPPSSILSLFSDNIVLSDKFVIPVEMRKYAMSDGQAVIRIEVTDYSWRKWTKGNRFYEERPVVIDTVPPRFQILTSQHNISKGGVGLVIYKLDEENIQSGVRVGDNFFPGYSGVFNDPMVVTALFALDYTQGSDTRIVVEARDEAGNETKRGFYHYIKEKTFRSDTLRISDGFLEFKMPDFDLGPKEAQFLTEPNPLLAKFLYINETLRQQNVETVAKVPSDTRGELMWEGRFSRLTGAANRAQFADKRTYKYNGKVISHSTHLGIDLASTSNAPVGAANNGRVIMAENVGIFGNVIVIDHGLGLASLYAHLSQMNVTKGDMVKKDDIIGRTGLTGLAGGDHLHYGMMLHNVCINPVEWWDPAWIKNNITSKIEAVKKQIQ, encoded by the coding sequence ATGAAGAAAACGCTGTTTCTGATTGTATTTCTGGCTATTGTCGTGCCTGTGGGCTGGGTTCTGTTTTGCAAATATGAGGGGGATATTCCCAATGCGGAGATCAGTCTGCCTTCCCAATATCTGAAACAATCCTATGAAATCAACATGACTGCAACGGACAAAGGTGCCGGTTTAAAGCATGTAACCGTTTCTCTGGTGCAAAAAGATAATGCGCAAATTCTGCTGGATAAATCCTATCCGCCATCCTCAATTCTCTCTTTGTTCAGTGATAATATCGTTTTATCAGATAAGTTTGTTATCCCCGTCGAAATGCGCAAATACGCAATGAGCGACGGTCAGGCCGTTATCCGGATCGAGGTCACGGATTATTCCTGGCGCAAGTGGACCAAAGGCAACCGATTTTACGAAGAGCGGCCGGTGGTCATTGATACGGTGCCCCCCCGGTTCCAGATTCTGACCTCCCAGCATAACATCTCCAAAGGCGGCGTCGGCCTTGTCATATACAAACTTGATGAAGAAAATATTCAAAGCGGCGTCCGGGTGGGGGATAATTTCTTTCCTGGATATTCCGGCGTTTTTAATGACCCCATGGTGGTCACCGCGTTGTTTGCCCTGGATTATACCCAGGGATCGGATACCCGTATTGTTGTAGAAGCACGGGATGAGGCAGGCAACGAAACCAAACGCGGATTTTATCATTATATTAAGGAAAAAACCTTCAGGTCCGATACCCTGCGCATCTCAGACGGGTTTCTGGAATTTAAAATGCCCGACTTCGACCTGGGACCCAAAGAAGCGCAGTTTTTGACGGAACCGAATCCTTTGCTGGCTAAATTTTTATATATTAACGAAACCCTTCGTCAGCAGAATGTGGAAACCGTGGCTAAAGTGCCTTCGGACACCCGGGGCGAATTGATGTGGGAAGGGCGTTTCAGCCGCCTGACCGGGGCCGCCAACCGGGCACAGTTTGCCGATAAGCGTACATATAAATACAATGGGAAGGTGATCAGTCACTCCACCCATCTGGGCATTGACCTGGCCTCCACATCCAATGCACCGGTGGGCGCCGCAAATAACGGCCGGGTGATCATGGCGGAAAATGTCGGCATTTTCGGCAATGTCATTGTTATTGACCACGGACTTGGCCTGGCCAGTCTGTATGCCCATTTAAGCCAGATGAACGTGACCAAAGGCGATATGGTTAAGAAGGATGATATCATTGGCCGAACCGGCCTGACCGGTCTTGCCGGCGGAGACCACCTGCATTATGGTATGATGCTTCATAATGTATGCATCAATCCTGTGGAGTGGTGGGATCCAGCCTGGATTAAAAATAACATCACCTCTAAAATTGAAGCTGTCAAAAAACAGATACAGTAG
- a CDS encoding homocysteine biosynthesis protein: MSTYKVNKTYEEINAKIAAGQAVVVTAEEIIDIAQKEGVVEAARKVDVVTTGTFAPMCSSGAFINIGQSKPVIRTTKTWFNNVEAYSSLAAVDCYIGATAVAENDPLNKYHPGEFNYGGGHVIQDLVAGKQVHLRAESYGTDCYPNLAIEKTVTLNDLPNAMLVNPRNAYQNYNCAINRSDKTKYTYMGTLKPNVRNANYSTSGCLSPLFNDPYLKTIGLGTRIFLGGAQGYVTWTGTQHKKDVDRGLNGVPLSGAGTLCVMGDLKQMSPEWLVGQSIRGYGVSLSVGLGIPIPILNEEMLKYTSVSDEEIFTQIIDYGHDYPKGISKSYGQVSYAELKSGTIKIKGEDVPTVPLSSMVKARKIADILKSEIQRSRFFIGVPQQLFC, encoded by the coding sequence ATGAGCACCTATAAGGTGAATAAGACCTACGAAGAGATAAACGCCAAGATTGCGGCCGGGCAGGCCGTTGTCGTGACAGCGGAAGAGATTATTGACATTGCGCAAAAAGAAGGTGTTGTGGAAGCGGCCCGAAAAGTGGATGTGGTGACCACCGGCACCTTTGCACCCATGTGTTCCTCCGGGGCATTTATAAATATCGGCCAGTCCAAACCCGTGATTCGTACGACCAAAACCTGGTTCAACAATGTAGAGGCGTATTCATCCCTTGCTGCGGTGGATTGCTATATTGGGGCTACGGCGGTTGCCGAAAATGATCCCTTGAATAAATATCATCCGGGAGAGTTTAATTATGGCGGTGGCCATGTCATCCAGGATCTTGTGGCCGGCAAACAAGTTCATTTGAGAGCCGAAAGCTATGGTACCGATTGTTATCCCAATCTTGCAATTGAGAAAACAGTCACCTTAAATGATCTGCCCAATGCCATGCTGGTGAATCCGAGAAACGCATATCAGAATTATAATTGCGCCATCAACCGGTCCGATAAGACAAAGTACACGTACATGGGCACACTCAAACCCAATGTGAGGAATGCCAACTATTCCACGTCCGGCTGTTTGAGTCCGCTGTTTAACGACCCTTACTTGAAAACCATCGGGTTGGGTACACGGATTTTTCTGGGCGGGGCCCAGGGATATGTCACCTGGACTGGTACCCAGCACAAAAAAGATGTGGACAGAGGGCTTAACGGCGTACCTTTAAGCGGTGCCGGAACATTATGCGTGATGGGGGATCTGAAGCAGATGTCGCCTGAATGGTTGGTGGGCCAGAGTATCCGCGGCTATGGCGTGTCATTGTCCGTGGGGCTTGGTATTCCCATTCCTATTTTAAATGAAGAGATGCTCAAATATACATCTGTGTCCGACGAAGAGATTTTCACCCAGATTATTGACTACGGACATGACTATCCCAAGGGCATCTCAAAATCCTATGGCCAGGTCAGTTATGCGGAGCTTAAAAGCGGAACCATAAAGATTAAGGGTGAGGATGTTCCCACAGTGCCCTTGTCCAGTATGGTCAAGGCAAGAAAGATTGCCGATATTTTGAAAAGTGAAATCCAGAGATCCAGATTTTTTATCGGGGTTCCCCAGCAGTTGTTCTGTTAG
- the lepB gene encoding signal peptidase I: MSQKKKSAWRENIEAILIAVLIALFIRTFIIQAFKIPSGSMLETLQIGDQILVNKFIYGVKIPFTNGKTLIPVKNPKRNDIVVFKYPEDPSKDYIKRVIAVAGDTLEIVNKKLYVNDKLVTDQPWAQYKDPRILPGQITTRDNLRKITVPPNKLFVMGDNRDNSHDSRFWGFVDLSEVRGEAIIIYWSWDKAHFSVRFNRIGTLLF; this comes from the coding sequence ATGAGTCAAAAAAAGAAAAGCGCCTGGCGGGAGAATATCGAAGCGATTCTCATAGCCGTTCTTATTGCTTTGTTTATCCGGACCTTCATAATCCAGGCCTTTAAAATTCCTTCGGGTTCCATGCTTGAAACGCTCCAGATCGGGGACCAGATTCTGGTTAATAAGTTTATTTACGGGGTTAAAATTCCTTTTACCAACGGAAAAACCCTGATCCCAGTGAAAAATCCAAAGCGCAATGACATTGTGGTGTTCAAATACCCCGAAGATCCTTCCAAGGATTACATCAAGCGGGTCATTGCCGTTGCCGGCGACACCCTGGAAATCGTGAATAAAAAATTGTATGTCAATGACAAACTTGTCACTGACCAGCCCTGGGCCCAGTATAAAGATCCCCGGATTCTGCCGGGTCAGATTACCACCCGGGATAATCTAAGAAAAATCACAGTGCCGCCCAACAAGCTTTTTGTCATGGGAGATAACCGGGACAACAGTCATGATTCGCGGTTCTGGGGTTTTGTGGATCTAAGTGAGGTGCGGGGCGAAGCTATTATTATTTACTGGTCCTGGGATAAGGCGCATTTCAGCGTTCGTTTTAACCGGATCGGTACCTTGCTGTTTTAA
- a CDS encoding aspartate carbamoyltransferase catalytic subunit: MRFEKKDILDIDSLSREEIVYILDTARGMKEISQRAVKKVPTLRGKTIVLFFQEPSTRTKMSFELAGKRLSADTVAISKSSSSIVKGETLRDTVRTLESMKPDIIVMRHSSSGAAAQVAKWVKCSVINAGDGTHAHPSQALLDMMTIQEKKGGFDGLKVSIVGDISHSRVARSNIIGLSRMGAKVSICAPGTMIPVGIEQMGCTVARDMDECVTDSDVIMMLRIQKERQGSLLFPSEREYASLYGLNQRRLDLAAKDALIMHPGPLNRGVEISTLVADGEQSVILDQVTNGVALRMALFYLVSGGSKNADSN; the protein is encoded by the coding sequence ATGCGGTTTGAAAAAAAAGATATTCTGGATATTGATTCCCTTAGCCGGGAGGAAATCGTGTATATCCTGGACACGGCCCGGGGGATGAAGGAGATATCCCAGCGCGCCGTTAAAAAAGTGCCCACCCTTCGGGGCAAAACCATTGTGCTTTTTTTCCAGGAGCCGTCAACCCGGACCAAGATGTCCTTTGAGCTGGCCGGCAAGCGGCTGTCCGCTGATACGGTGGCCATATCCAAATCGTCCTCCAGCATTGTCAAGGGGGAAACCTTAAGAGATACGGTCAGGACCCTTGAATCCATGAAGCCTGATATTATTGTGATGCGGCATTCGTCTTCGGGGGCGGCCGCCCAGGTGGCAAAATGGGTCAAATGTTCGGTGATCAACGCCGGAGACGGCACCCATGCCCATCCCTCCCAGGCCCTTTTGGATATGATGACCATCCAGGAGAAAAAAGGCGGGTTTGACGGGTTAAAGGTGTCCATTGTGGGCGATATTTCCCATTCCAGGGTGGCCCGTTCCAACATTATCGGTCTGTCGAGAATGGGGGCAAAGGTAAGCATCTGTGCGCCCGGGACCATGATCCCTGTGGGTATTGAGCAGATGGGCTGCACCGTGGCCCGGGATATGGATGAATGTGTGACGGATTCGGATGTGATTATGATGCTACGCATTCAAAAGGAGCGCCAGGGCAGCCTGCTTTTTCCAAGTGAACGGGAGTATGCCTCGCTTTACGGGTTGAATCAGAGGCGTCTGGATTTGGCGGCAAAGGATGCCCTGATCATGCACCCGGGGCCGTTGAACCGGGGTGTTGAAATTTCAACCCTGGTGGCGGATGGCGAACAATCCGTTATTTTGGATCAGGTGACCAATGGGGTGGCCCTGCGTATGGCTCTTTTTTATCTGGTGTCGGGAGGCAGCAAAAATGCAGATTCAAATTAA
- a CDS encoding dihydroorotase, translated as MQIQIKNVRVIDPGNIDGIKDISIKDGVFEAVSEPGQLPEVADDSCGVKVIDGQGLIAVPGLIDVHVHLREPGQEYKETIETGAKAAAAGGITAVCSMPNTKPVNDNAQVTSFILAQAQKAKAARVYPVGAISTNLEGQKLNDIADMKKAGIRAVTDDGMPVTDSQLMRRTLEYCKSLDLPVFVHAEDKRLADGGSMNEGLPATVMGIKGIPNAAESVMVMRDIALAELTGARVHFCHMSTAQSIEAIRQAKAKGVPVTCETAPHYFTLTDADIPPYDTNFKMNPPLRSENDRKAIIEGLIDGTIDMIATDHAPHAEDEKQVEFDQAAFGIVGLETSLPLSLDLVAQGHLTLTQLVEKMAKAPANLLGINNDIVPGHPADLTLIDKDARWTVEPNTFVSKGRNTPFAGRQLTGAAAITIVAGQIVYTRDFEG; from the coding sequence ATGCAGATTCAAATTAAAAACGTCCGGGTGATTGACCCCGGTAATATTGACGGCATAAAAGATATCAGTATCAAGGACGGCGTGTTTGAGGCGGTGTCGGAACCGGGCCAGTTGCCCGAAGTTGCCGATGATTCCTGCGGGGTTAAAGTCATTGACGGCCAGGGCCTGATTGCCGTTCCGGGACTCATTGACGTGCATGTTCATTTGCGCGAGCCGGGTCAGGAATATAAGGAAACCATTGAAACGGGTGCAAAGGCCGCTGCTGCCGGTGGCATCACAGCGGTCTGTTCCATGCCCAATACCAAACCTGTAAATGATAATGCCCAGGTGACCTCCTTTATTCTCGCCCAGGCGCAAAAGGCAAAAGCCGCCAGGGTGTATCCGGTGGGAGCTATTTCCACGAATCTTGAGGGGCAAAAACTCAACGACATTGCAGATATGAAAAAAGCCGGGATCCGAGCCGTCACCGATGACGGCATGCCGGTTACCGATTCCCAGCTCATGAGGCGAACCCTGGAATACTGCAAATCACTGGATCTCCCCGTGTTCGTCCATGCCGAAGATAAACGCCTTGCCGATGGCGGATCCATGAACGAAGGACTGCCGGCCACGGTGATGGGGATCAAAGGTATTCCCAATGCCGCCGAGTCCGTCATGGTGATGCGCGATATCGCCCTGGCTGAACTTACGGGCGCAAGGGTGCATTTCTGTCACATGAGCACGGCCCAGTCCATAGAAGCCATCCGCCAGGCCAAAGCAAAGGGGGTGCCTGTCACTTGTGAAACTGCCCCCCATTATTTCACCCTCACAGATGCAGATATTCCGCCCTATGACACCAATTTTAAGATGAATCCTCCCCTGCGCAGTGAAAACGACCGAAAAGCCATTATCGAGGGTTTGATCGACGGCACCATTGACATGATTGCCACGGACCATGCGCCCCATGCCGAGGACGAAAAACAAGTGGAATTCGACCAGGCCGCATTCGGTATTGTGGGGCTCGAAACGTCGTTACCCCTAAGCCTGGACCTTGTTGCCCAGGGCCATTTGACTCTAACGCAGTTGGTGGAAAAAATGGCCAAAGCCCCGGCAAATCTTCTGGGAATCAACAACGATATTGTACCGGGCCACCCCGCAGACCTTACCCTCATTGATAAGGATGCCCGCTGGACCGTGGAACCAAATACATTTGTCTCCAAAGGACGCAACACACCTTTTGCCGGGCGCCAACTTACGGGTGCGGCTGCTATTACCATTGTTGCCGGCCAGATTGTTTACACCAGGGATTTTGAGGGTTGA
- a CDS encoding sigma 54-interacting transcriptional regulator: protein MDVRIISANNKQLEQEVIEVNFRAVLFFRLNVIPIKEPPLRNRRGDVELLSAHVV from the coding sequence GTGGACGTCCGGATCATCTCCGCCAACAATAAACAGTTGGAGCAGGAGGTCATTGAGGTCAATTTCAGGGCGGTTTTGTTTTTCAGGCTTAACGTGATACCCATCAAGGAACCGCCGCTGCGGAATAGGAGGGGCGATGTTGAACTTCTTTCAGCCCATGTTGTGTAA
- a CDS encoding type II toxin-antitoxin system prevent-host-death family antitoxin: MIVNVSEAKAKLSKLIDMAYQGEEIVIAKNNLPLVKLVAHKMRPTRKLGQMKGQIIIPDDFLEEDEDLNAMFYGEEK; this comes from the coding sequence ATGATTGTCAATGTGTCAGAGGCGAAAGCGAAGCTTTCCAAATTGATAGATATGGCATACCAGGGTGAGGAGATTGTTATCGCAAAAAATAATCTTCCTTTGGTCAAGCTGGTGGCTCACAAAATGAGGCCAACGCGCAAGCTGGGCCAAATGAAAGGGCAGATAATCATACCTGATGATTTTCTGGAAGAAGACGAGGACCTTAATGCGATGTTTTATGGAGAGGAAAAATGA
- a CDS encoding type II toxin-antitoxin system VapC family toxin: MIKHSIGKIDITFNPMEMAVEMGLEKLNFTGEDALLLKSLPFFHKDPFDRMLVAQSMTNKLALMSDDSKIKKYDCKLI, encoded by the coding sequence ATGATAAAACACTCCATCGGCAAAATAGATATCACTTTCAATCCTATGGAAATGGCTGTGGAAATGGGGCTTGAGAAGTTGAATTTCACAGGGGAGGATGCTCTACTTTTAAAAAGTCTTCCATTTTTTCATAAAGATCCCTTCGATCGAATGCTGGTTGCACAATCCATGACAAACAAGCTGGCCCTGATGTCGGACGATTCAAAAATTAAAAAATATGATTGTAAATTGATTTAA
- a CDS encoding sigma-54 dependent transcriptional regulator: protein MANAHSILVVDDELSMREFLEMLLCKKGYKVSLAKNGKQALNSIKQKKYDLVLTDIRLGDITGLDVLRAVKKEHQDTVVIMISAYATTEIAVEAMNEGAYDFVPKPFDNNELCATIAKALALLTLDQEKAHRSIELKSHLHFNRIIGNSPGMQAIYKRIRQIGPTKTNVLITGESGTGKELIARAIHDNSERKDKPFVVVNCGGIPDTLMESEFFGHVKGAFTGAVADKQGLFEAANKGTIFLDEIGELSNFLQVKLLRAVQETSFKPVGSTREINVDVRIISATNKKLEQEVIDGNFREDLFFRLNVIPIKVPPLRERKGDVELLSAHFVEKYSKKLNKDISKLSSYAIDFLNKYSFPGNVRELENLIERSVALSSTNIILPESLTISTHKRRRWVEGVKGERFDLEDVVSGVDLDSVLGKIEAAYLEKAMEVAGGNKKKAADYLNLSMRSMRYRLDKTTDN from the coding sequence ATGGCGAACGCACACAGCATTCTGGTGGTCGACGATGAATTGAGCATGCGCGAGTTTCTGGAGATGCTTCTGTGTAAAAAAGGGTATAAGGTCTCTCTTGCAAAGAACGGCAAGCAGGCCCTCAACAGTATCAAACAAAAAAAATACGATCTGGTGCTCACCGATATCCGTTTAGGCGATATTACCGGTTTGGATGTGTTGCGGGCCGTGAAAAAAGAGCACCAGGATACTGTGGTAATCATGATTTCAGCCTATGCCACAACGGAAATCGCGGTTGAGGCAATGAACGAAGGGGCTTACGATTTTGTGCCCAAGCCTTTTGATAATAATGAGCTTTGCGCCACCATTGCCAAGGCCCTGGCGCTTTTGACCCTGGATCAGGAAAAGGCCCATCGCTCGATTGAACTTAAATCCCATCTTCATTTCAACCGCATCATCGGCAACAGTCCAGGTATGCAGGCTATTTATAAACGGATTCGCCAGATCGGTCCCACCAAGACCAATGTGCTGATCACCGGTGAAAGCGGTACCGGCAAAGAGCTTATCGCCAGAGCCATCCATGATAATTCCGAGCGCAAAGACAAACCATTCGTGGTGGTCAATTGCGGCGGAATCCCGGATACGCTCATGGAAAGCGAATTTTTCGGCCATGTTAAAGGAGCGTTTACAGGGGCTGTGGCAGATAAGCAGGGGCTGTTTGAAGCTGCAAACAAAGGGACTATATTCCTGGATGAAATCGGTGAGCTTTCTAACTTCCTTCAGGTAAAGCTGCTCAGGGCTGTCCAGGAAACCAGCTTTAAACCGGTAGGGAGTACCCGTGAAATCAATGTGGATGTCCGTATCATCTCCGCTACAAACAAAAAGCTGGAACAAGAGGTCATTGACGGTAATTTTCGCGAAGATCTGTTTTTCCGGCTCAACGTCATTCCCATTAAAGTCCCCCCTTTGCGGGAGCGGAAAGGGGATGTCGAACTGCTCTCCGCCCACTTTGTTGAAAAGTATTCCAAAAAACTTAACAAAGATATTTCCAAACTGTCGTCCTACGCCATTGATTTTTTAAACAAATACTCCTTCCCGGGAAATGTTAGAGAACTTGAAAATCTAATTGAGCGCTCGGTTGCGCTGTCATCCACCAACATCATCCTTCCTGAAAGCCTTACGATTTCAACGCACAAACGCAGGCGCTGGGTGGAAGGTGTAAAAGGAGAACGGTTCGATTTAGAGGATGTTGTATCCGGTGTTGATCTCGATTCGGTTCTCGGCAAAATAGAAGCCGCTTACCTTGAAAAGGCCATGGAGGTCGCCGGAGGAAACAAAAAAAAGGCCGCAGACTATTTAAATTTAAGTATGCGGTCGATGAGGTATCGCCTTGATAAAACAACTGACAATTAA